In one Niallia taxi genomic region, the following are encoded:
- a CDS encoding DUF2294 domain-containing protein: protein MKRLLSQIYNKVSKDLFGAGTTLLKVTIDQNIITLQAKHPRASRSAALEGEVPSLKLEVDFHLSLLFKKKFRTQVEEQTGWNIEAILRDYDSFTQFAFTNIVLK from the coding sequence ATGAAGAGATTGCTTTCTCAAATCTATAATAAAGTATCAAAAGATTTATTTGGTGCTGGCACCACTTTGCTAAAGGTAACAATCGATCAAAACATAATAACCTTGCAAGCCAAGCATCCGAGAGCTTCTAGATCTGCTGCATTAGAAGGTGAGGTACCAAGCTTAAAGCTTGAAGTGGACTTTCATCTGTCTCTGTTGTTCAAGAAAAAGTTTAGAACTCAGGTCGAGGAACAAACCGGTTGGAATATAGAAGCTATATTAAGAGATTATGATTCATTCACTCAATTTGCCTTTACAAATATTGTCTTGAAATAA
- the nagE gene encoding N-acetylglucosamine-specific PTS transporter subunit IIBC, with translation MKAYLQKLGRALMLPVAVLPAAAILMGIGYAIDPSGWGADSPTAAFLIKAGSSILDNIPYLFAVGVALGLSKDKDGSAALSGLVAFLVIKTLLSTDSVAMLQGINPEDVNVAFAKIENAFIGMLSGIVASVMYNKFSKTQLPAAFAFFSGKRLVPILSAVSMLVIAVILLFLWPAIYSGLVSFGTQISKLGAIGAGLYGFFNRLLIPTGLHHALNAVFWFDLAGINDIGNFWNGKGEKGVTGMYQAGFFPVMMFGLPAAALAMYHTAKTKRKKQIASLMLAAGIAAFVTGVTEPIEFAFMFAAPGLYLVHAVLTGFSLAIAAAFHWTAGFSFSGGLIDFILSSRLPLANKPYMLIVQGLVFACIYYTLFRFLITKFNLSTPGREEETAEEAVATAPINNDNKFAVMASEIYEGLGGDANVASVDNCVTRLRIEVKDMNTVNQSKIKATGVPGINIVGPTSIQVIVGTQVQFVADEIEKIRQEEK, from the coding sequence ATGAAAGCTTATTTGCAAAAACTTGGTCGAGCTTTAATGCTGCCTGTAGCTGTATTGCCAGCGGCAGCGATACTTATGGGGATAGGTTATGCAATCGACCCTTCAGGATGGGGAGCAGACAGTCCAACTGCCGCTTTTCTAATCAAGGCAGGTTCTTCCATTCTTGATAATATTCCATATTTGTTTGCAGTAGGGGTGGCGTTAGGGTTATCTAAGGACAAGGACGGTTCTGCTGCATTAAGTGGTTTAGTTGCTTTTCTTGTGATTAAAACATTGTTATCCACAGATTCCGTCGCAATGCTTCAAGGCATTAATCCGGAGGATGTGAATGTTGCATTCGCAAAAATTGAAAATGCCTTTATTGGGATGCTTTCCGGTATTGTTGCGTCCGTGATGTATAACAAGTTCAGTAAAACGCAGCTTCCCGCCGCTTTTGCGTTTTTCAGCGGAAAAAGACTTGTGCCGATTTTAAGTGCTGTCAGCATGCTAGTAATTGCAGTTATTCTCTTGTTCTTATGGCCGGCTATTTACAGTGGTTTAGTATCATTTGGAACACAAATCAGTAAATTGGGAGCAATTGGAGCTGGTTTATATGGTTTCTTCAACAGGCTGCTTATCCCGACAGGTCTCCATCATGCTTTAAATGCCGTATTCTGGTTTGATTTAGCTGGAATTAATGATATAGGGAACTTCTGGAATGGTAAAGGAGAAAAAGGTGTAACAGGCATGTATCAAGCAGGATTCTTCCCTGTGATGATGTTCGGCTTGCCAGCAGCTGCTTTAGCAATGTACCATACAGCAAAAACAAAAAGAAAGAAGCAAATTGCGTCCCTTATGCTGGCAGCAGGTATTGCTGCATTCGTAACAGGTGTGACAGAACCAATTGAGTTTGCCTTTATGTTCGCGGCACCTGGACTTTATTTAGTTCATGCAGTGCTTACTGGCTTCTCCTTGGCAATTGCGGCTGCCTTCCATTGGACTGCAGGTTTTTCCTTCAGTGGAGGTTTAATTGACTTTATCTTAAGCTCAAGACTGCCACTTGCAAACAAACCGTATATGCTGATTGTTCAAGGTTTAGTTTTCGCTTGTATCTATTACACACTGTTCCGTTTTCTTATCACGAAGTTTAATTTGTCCACACCAGGACGAGAAGAAGAAACAGCAGAAGAAGCGGTTGCTACAGCACCAATAAATAATGACAATAAGTTTGCTGTTATGGCGTCAGAAATTTACGAGGGCTTGGGCGGAGATGCAAATGTCGCATCTGTTGATAACTGTGTAACAAGGTTAAGAATTGAAGTGAAAGATATGAATACAGTTAATCAAAGCAAAATCAAAGCTACAGGCGTGCCGGGAATCAATATTGTCGGACCGACAAGCATTCAAGTAATCGTTGGTACACAAGTGCAATTCGTAGCAGACGAAATCGAGAAGATTAGACAGGAAGAAAAATAA
- the murQ gene encoding N-acetylmuramic acid 6-phosphate etherase, with product MTELTGTEHQNPHSVGLDEWSAFEIVQFMNKEDEAVAGAVSGALTQISHAVEAIAARWQLGGRCFVIGAGTSGRLAVVDAVELVPTFSIAQNRWVPLLAGGYEAMWNSLEETEDDDSWIITALKSHSLTQADVVIGVTASGSTPFVLAAAEYAADIGALTVGVSNNESTALTAICDIGIEAPTGPEVIRGSTRLKAGTAQKMILNMLSTATMTKLGKTYQNEMIDMKLINRKLVNRAVQMLINMTAATEEEARSALEDTDYDLKSAAFILLTGSTSKEAKTFLEGSAGHLKKAIQQYFHDVKELRP from the coding sequence ATGACCGAATTAACAGGAACCGAGCATCAAAACCCTCATAGTGTTGGGTTGGATGAATGGTCTGCGTTTGAGATTGTCCAATTCATGAACAAAGAAGACGAAGCAGTTGCAGGGGCAGTCAGCGGGGCACTTACTCAAATAAGTCATGCTGTTGAGGCGATTGCTGCTAGATGGCAGCTTGGAGGCAGATGCTTTGTTATAGGAGCAGGAACGAGCGGGAGATTAGCTGTCGTTGATGCAGTTGAACTAGTCCCGACCTTTTCTATTGCGCAAAACAGATGGGTTCCCCTTCTTGCTGGTGGCTATGAGGCGATGTGGAATTCTCTTGAAGAAACAGAAGACGACGATAGCTGGATCATTACTGCTCTGAAAAGCCATTCCCTAACGCAAGCAGATGTTGTGATTGGAGTAACTGCGAGCGGCTCTACGCCTTTCGTCCTTGCTGCAGCTGAGTATGCAGCTGACATTGGCGCACTTACAGTTGGGGTTAGCAACAACGAGAGTACTGCATTAACAGCAATTTGTGATATCGGAATTGAGGCGCCGACAGGGCCAGAGGTTATTAGGGGTTCAACAAGACTTAAGGCAGGAACTGCCCAAAAAATGATTTTGAATATGCTCTCGACTGCAACAATGACAAAGCTTGGCAAAACGTATCAAAATGAAATGATAGATATGAAGCTGATTAACAGAAAGCTTGTAAACAGAGCTGTGCAGATGCTAATTAACATGACAGCTGCAACAGAGGAAGAGGCGCGATCAGCTCTTGAGGACACAGATTATGACCTGAAATCAGCTGCTTTTATTCTATTGACAGGCAGCACATCAAAGGAAGCAAAGACATTTTTGGAAGGCTCTGCTGGTCATTTAAAGAAAGCAATTCAACAGTACTTCCATGATGTGAAGGAATTGAGACCTTAA
- a CDS encoding GntR family transcriptional regulator, producing MIIKDSHIPIYFQLEMEIKEIVKGLNPGDPISSEREFSEKYDISRMTVRQAINNLVNEGILVRKRGKGTFVAEQKVEQPLSGLTSFSEDMRSRGLKPLTKILSFQQISSDKNIAAKLKIAEGVPVYEVSRLRLADESPMALEISYLPANIITDLTEDTVYASLYEYIENELNLQISHATQTLESSLAQKSECSILQIEEGDPVLLIERFSYLQNGEAFEYVKSIYRGDRYKFVIDMKR from the coding sequence TTGATTATTAAGGATTCCCATATTCCAATCTATTTTCAGCTGGAGATGGAAATCAAGGAGATTGTGAAAGGACTCAATCCAGGAGACCCAATCAGCTCTGAACGAGAATTCTCAGAGAAATATGACATAAGCAGAATGACTGTCCGTCAAGCAATTAATAATCTTGTTAATGAAGGCATCTTAGTTAGAAAGCGGGGAAAGGGAACATTTGTCGCAGAACAAAAGGTTGAGCAGCCCCTTTCTGGTTTGACGAGCTTTTCAGAGGATATGCGTTCAAGGGGATTAAAGCCGTTAACGAAAATTCTTTCCTTCCAGCAAATAAGCTCTGACAAGAATATTGCCGCAAAGCTGAAGATAGCAGAAGGTGTGCCGGTATATGAAGTAAGCCGGCTGAGGCTGGCAGATGAAAGTCCAATGGCACTTGAAATATCCTATTTACCGGCAAATATCATCACTGACTTAACAGAAGATACTGTTTATGCATCTCTTTACGAATATATTGAAAATGAGCTGAATCTCCAAATCAGTCATGCCACACAAACACTGGAGTCATCACTTGCTCAAAAAAGCGAATGCTCTATTTTGCAAATTGAAGAAGGCGACCCTGTTTTACTAATCGAAAGGTTCAGCTATTTACAAAACGGTGAAGCGTTTGAGTATGTTAAATCGATATACAGAGGAGATCGTTATAAATTTGTCATCGATATGAAGAGGTGA
- the nagB gene encoding glucosamine-6-phosphate deaminase — MRWIEVDNYEQMSEQAAAVVINLVKEKPEAVIGLATGGTPAGTYKRLVDDYKQNTTSYENIKTVNLDEYVGLEKNSDQSYTYYMDQHLFDHINLKRENIHLPKAETPPYEQDAKDYEQLIEDLGGVDLQVLGIGENGHIGFNEPGTPFSSKTGVVELDPSTREANARYFENKDDVPTHAISMGISTIMKSKKIILLASGAKKAPILYNLFKTDVTEDIPASILKEHPDVTIIADSEALALLKEKEGSVNR; from the coding sequence ATGAGATGGATAGAAGTTGATAACTATGAACAAATGAGTGAGCAAGCAGCAGCGGTTGTAATTAATCTGGTGAAGGAAAAGCCAGAGGCTGTGATTGGTTTGGCAACAGGAGGAACACCTGCAGGAACCTATAAACGACTTGTAGACGACTATAAGCAAAATACAACATCTTATGAAAACATTAAAACAGTTAACTTAGATGAATATGTCGGGTTAGAAAAGAACAGTGATCAAAGCTATACCTATTATATGGATCAGCACCTGTTCGACCATATCAATCTTAAACGAGAAAATATTCATCTTCCAAAGGCGGAAACACCGCCATATGAGCAAGATGCAAAGGATTATGAGCAACTGATTGAAGATTTAGGCGGAGTGGATCTTCAAGTACTTGGAATTGGCGAGAATGGCCATATTGGGTTTAATGAACCTGGAACACCCTTCTCCTCAAAGACTGGTGTAGTTGAATTGGATCCATCAACAAGAGAAGCCAATGCAAGATATTTCGAGAATAAGGATGATGTGCCAACACACGCTATTTCAATGGGAATATCGACTATTATGAAAAGCAAAAAAATCATTTTACTGGCATCAGGGGCAAAGAAAGCACCAATATTATATAACCTCTTCAAAACAGATGTGACAGAGGATATTCCTGCCTCTATTTTGAAGGAGCATCCTGATGTAACTATTATTGCAGACAGTGAAGCATTGGCGTTATTGAAGGAAAAAGAAGGAAGTGTTAACCGTTGA
- the nagA gene encoding N-acetylglucosamine-6-phosphate deacetylase has translation MSIKSTGESLLLKDLTIYTEDEVIYDGFLLIEQGSIQSYGKTADWKEEKENVQTISFPKGSKLIPGMIDIHIHGAKDADAMDGSKDGLGTIARILPYEGTTSFLATTMTQGQEEIEAAIESIASYMKTDNSPGKAEMLGIHLEGPFINEKRAGAQPLNAIKTADIELFKKWNALACDHIRLVTLAPEKENGLELAAYLKENGIVASMGHTDAVYEEVVDAINAGVNHVTHLYNGMRGFHHRDPGTAGAALLHDELTTEMIVDGVHIHPEIVKLTFKQKGKDKIILITDSMRAKWLEDGISSLGGQKVIVKDGKALLESGALAGSTLKMNDALTNMMAFTGCSLEDVIIMGSYNPARQIGVLDKKGSIKAGKDADLVVLNANNEVVLTICKGIIATKSGGAL, from the coding sequence ATGTCAATCAAGAGTACTGGCGAGTCTTTACTTCTTAAGGACTTAACCATTTATACAGAAGACGAAGTTATTTACGACGGCTTCTTGCTTATCGAACAAGGAAGCATCCAGTCTTATGGGAAAACTGCTGATTGGAAAGAGGAGAAAGAGAATGTACAGACAATATCTTTTCCAAAGGGGAGCAAACTCATTCCCGGAATGATTGATATTCATATTCATGGGGCAAAAGATGCTGATGCGATGGATGGGTCAAAGGATGGTCTAGGGACAATCGCAAGGATTTTACCGTATGAAGGAACGACTAGCTTCTTGGCAACAACTATGACACAAGGGCAAGAAGAGATTGAAGCTGCTATAGAAAGCATTGCTTCCTATATGAAAACTGACAATAGTCCAGGTAAAGCAGAAATGCTTGGAATTCATCTTGAAGGCCCATTTATTAATGAAAAGAGAGCAGGCGCACAGCCGCTAAATGCTATTAAGACGGCAGACATTGAGCTTTTCAAAAAATGGAATGCACTAGCTTGTGACCATATTCGACTAGTAACATTAGCGCCTGAAAAAGAAAATGGGCTAGAGTTGGCAGCCTATTTAAAAGAAAATGGCATTGTTGCTTCAATGGGGCATACTGATGCTGTATATGAGGAGGTAGTCGATGCTATCAACGCGGGAGTGAATCATGTTACCCATTTATATAATGGGATGAGAGGCTTCCATCATAGAGATCCTGGTACAGCAGGTGCTGCGCTCCTTCATGATGAGCTGACGACAGAGATGATTGTCGATGGAGTTCATATTCATCCGGAAATCGTCAAATTGACGTTTAAGCAAAAAGGGAAGGATAAAATTATCTTAATCACTGACAGCATGAGAGCAAAATGGCTTGAAGATGGAATTTCCTCACTCGGTGGCCAAAAGGTGATTGTTAAAGATGGAAAAGCTCTGTTAGAAAGTGGAGCCCTCGCTGGCAGCACGTTAAAAATGAACGATGCCCTTACTAATATGATGGCATTTACAGGCTGTTCCTTAGAGGATGTCATTATAATGGGTTCCTATAATCCAGCAAGGCAGATTGGTGTTTTAGATAAAAAAGGAAGTATAAAAGCAGGAAAGGACGCGGACTTGGTTGTATTAAATGCAAACAATGAAGTGGTCTTGACAATATGCAAAGGAATAATTGCCACAAAATCTGGAGGTGCATTGTAA
- a CDS encoding glycosyltransferase family 2 protein: protein MNLLSFALKNKNVSDYEIIQHQSKTIDPLVTVVTPVFNNAATIKKTIDSVLNQTLRDQIEYILVDDGSTDKTRSILLDYSSKHPNIKLALLKRNTGTPAFPRNLGIELARAPYISFLDADDWFELSGLEKLYRVLEETGDDYVVGKTVKIRTDGTSIVGEHESSTERRNVPPASIPHIFHHLGPRARMMKTRIIKDNNIQFPAMKFAEDKQFFMDVLACCKTISTTKEVIYYLNRQNENNGSLTSRTNVLDKMKCNQKVIRYFKEKELDSDIKKMILNRLFEFDCFTGFINRYHTLRTNSPTYKQKANDYMKRKAYTWTMKKTLKAANDLDYDITDHFFKPINKVCYELFKKGKYSEIEELFRWHANEKIKSYHFLENKAFFITPLQDPYKYIQIPMYAELTDCIVVNDHIQLHIKAVGDNSVCINELLLRNRQSQASEFIVQASVQNNGEGVLSLPIDWINSLPKSVYNIYLRYNDYQKVQLHIPKLMESLKSAQHKNCHLYSTINQNLALKVK, encoded by the coding sequence ATGAACCTTCTCTCTTTTGCTTTGAAAAATAAAAATGTCAGCGACTATGAAATTATTCAGCATCAAAGTAAAACAATTGATCCTCTTGTAACAGTAGTCACCCCTGTTTTCAACAATGCTGCAACAATTAAGAAAACAATCGATTCTGTTTTAAATCAAACATTAAGAGATCAAATTGAATATATTCTTGTAGACGATGGTTCAACAGACAAGACCCGGTCCATTCTCCTTGATTACAGCAGTAAACATCCAAATATAAAGCTTGCACTGCTAAAAAGGAATACTGGCACACCTGCTTTTCCTAGAAACTTAGGAATAGAGCTTGCTAGAGCTCCGTATATTTCGTTCCTTGATGCCGATGATTGGTTCGAATTATCAGGATTAGAGAAGCTTTATCGCGTGCTTGAGGAGACCGGCGATGATTATGTTGTCGGGAAAACGGTGAAAATACGGACGGATGGAACCTCTATTGTAGGCGAACACGAATCCAGCACAGAGCGGAGAAATGTTCCACCAGCCTCTATCCCCCATATTTTCCATCACTTAGGTCCAAGGGCAAGAATGATGAAAACAAGGATAATTAAAGATAATAACATCCAATTCCCTGCAATGAAGTTTGCAGAGGACAAGCAGTTCTTTATGGATGTATTGGCTTGCTGCAAAACCATCTCAACAACTAAAGAAGTCATCTACTATTTGAACAGGCAAAACGAAAATAATGGCTCCTTAACTTCACGCACAAATGTGCTCGACAAGATGAAATGCAATCAAAAGGTGATACGTTACTTTAAAGAAAAAGAGCTTGATTCTGACATTAAAAAGATGATATTGAACAGATTGTTCGAATTCGACTGCTTTACAGGCTTCATCAATCGCTATCATACGCTTAGAACAAATAGTCCGACATACAAACAAAAAGCCAATGACTATATGAAGAGAAAAGCCTATACTTGGACAATGAAAAAAACATTAAAAGCAGCAAATGATTTGGATTATGACATTACCGACCATTTCTTTAAACCGATTAACAAGGTGTGCTATGAGCTTTTTAAGAAGGGAAAATATAGCGAGATTGAAGAACTGTTTCGGTGGCATGCAAATGAAAAAATAAAGAGCTATCATTTTCTTGAAAATAAGGCCTTCTTTATAACACCATTGCAGGACCCTTATAAATATATCCAGATTCCAATGTATGCAGAGCTCACTGACTGCATTGTCGTTAATGACCATATCCAACTCCATATTAAAGCAGTTGGTGACAATTCTGTCTGCATAAATGAGCTTTTGCTTCGCAACAGGCAGTCGCAAGCCTCAGAATTTATCGTACAAGCCTCTGTGCAAAATAATGGTGAAGGCGTTTTGTCATTGCCGATAGATTGGATAAATTCTCTGCCGAAATCTGTTTATAATATTTACTTACGCTACAATGACTATCAAAAGGTCCAATTGCATATTCCGAAGCTAATGGAAAGCTTAAAAAGTGCGCAGCACAAAAACTGCCACTTGTATTCAACCATTAATCAGAACTTGGCATTGAAAGTTAAATAG
- the melA gene encoding alpha-glucosidase/alpha-galactosidase has product MSKITFIGAGSTVFAKNVLGDCMMVPALEGFEFALFDIDEVRLKDSENMLNNLKNNYNCHVTIKAYTNRKEALRGAKYVINAIQVGGYKPSTVIDFEIPKKYGLRQTIADTVGIGGIFRSLRTIPVMLEFAADMEEVCPDALFLNYTNPMAALTGAMLRYTNVKTVGLCHSVQVCTSHLLKSLGIKAKNVEEKIAGINHMAWLLEVKADGKDLYPEIKRRAKEKQLEKHTDMVRFELMDKFGYYVTESSEHNAEYHPYFIKSRYPELIDRFQIPLDEYPRRCVQQIENWKKMREELVHNSNLTHVRSHEYGSRIIEAVETNIPFKFGGNVLNTGGLISNLPEKACVEVPCLVDRNGILPCYIGELPEQLAALNRTNINTQLLTIEAAVSRKREHIYQAALLDPHTAAELSMDDIVAMCDDLIEAHGNWLPKFE; this is encoded by the coding sequence ATGTCTAAAATCACTTTTATCGGTGCAGGAAGTACTGTATTTGCAAAAAATGTTCTGGGAGATTGTATGATGGTACCTGCCCTTGAGGGATTTGAATTTGCACTGTTTGATATTGATGAGGTGCGGCTCAAGGATTCAGAGAATATGCTAAACAATCTAAAAAATAATTATAATTGCCATGTTACTATAAAGGCGTACACAAACCGAAAGGAAGCACTAAGAGGAGCAAAGTATGTCATAAATGCTATTCAAGTTGGCGGCTATAAGCCAAGTACGGTCATAGACTTTGAGATTCCAAAGAAATACGGACTGCGCCAGACAATCGCAGATACTGTTGGAATCGGCGGTATTTTTCGGAGCTTACGAACAATTCCTGTCATGCTTGAGTTTGCTGCGGACATGGAGGAGGTTTGTCCAGATGCATTGTTTCTAAATTATACTAATCCGATGGCAGCACTTACTGGAGCGATGCTGCGCTACACAAATGTCAAAACAGTCGGGCTTTGTCACAGTGTTCAGGTTTGTACATCACATTTATTAAAGTCACTCGGGATAAAGGCCAAAAATGTGGAGGAGAAAATTGCCGGTATTAACCATATGGCTTGGCTGTTGGAGGTAAAGGCAGACGGGAAAGACCTTTATCCAGAAATAAAAAGGCGTGCGAAGGAAAAGCAGCTGGAAAAGCATACAGACATGGTGCGATTCGAATTAATGGATAAATTCGGATATTATGTAACGGAGTCATCAGAGCATAATGCCGAATATCATCCATACTTTATAAAGAGCCGTTATCCTGAACTGATTGATCGATTTCAGATTCCGTTAGATGAATACCCTCGTCGCTGTGTCCAGCAAATCGAAAACTGGAAAAAAATGCGGGAGGAGCTTGTACATAACAGCAATTTAACACATGTGCGCTCCCATGAATATGGGTCACGAATCATTGAGGCAGTTGAAACAAATATACCTTTTAAATTTGGCGGAAACGTTCTGAATACTGGCGGGCTTATCAGTAATCTGCCTGAAAAAGCATGTGTTGAGGTACCATGTCTTGTTGATAGAAACGGAATATTGCCATGCTATATTGGGGAGCTTCCAGAACAGCTGGCCGCATTAAACAGAACGAATATAAATACACAGCTTTTAACTATTGAAGCTGCTGTCTCAAGAAAAAGAGAACATATATATCAAGCAGCCTTACTTGATCCACATACAGCAGCAGAACTGTCAATGGATGATATTGTTGCTATGTGTGACGATTTAATAGAAGCACACGGAAATTGGCTGCCGAAATTTGAATGA
- a CDS encoding YesL family protein has product MLYVNALWMLFTLGGLILFGFFPAAAAMFYLIRQWMDGGDDGPIFSMFVAKFKEYFIQANLLGAIILFAGILLYVDLQFFFQAESTILAIFRYTLLTITFVYLIMLPYLFPLLVEKKRTIKEVLRDMLFMSITRIVQSAVMMIGCITIFAAYSQLAGFFLFFFGSTVALWLTWNVKHAHRNILSKQKNSRMIND; this is encoded by the coding sequence TTGCTTTATGTTAATGCACTATGGATGCTCTTTACACTTGGCGGCCTTATTCTGTTTGGCTTCTTTCCAGCTGCTGCAGCAATGTTTTATTTAATTAGACAATGGATGGATGGGGGAGACGACGGTCCGATATTTTCGATGTTTGTCGCTAAGTTTAAAGAATATTTCATACAGGCGAATTTGCTTGGAGCAATTATTCTATTTGCAGGAATATTGCTGTACGTCGATTTACAGTTTTTTTTCCAAGCTGAGAGTACTATTTTAGCCATTTTCAGATATACTCTACTGACTATTACCTTTGTATATCTCATAATGCTGCCGTATTTATTTCCTTTATTAGTAGAAAAAAAACGGACAATAAAAGAAGTGTTAAGAGATATGCTGTTTATGAGCATCACACGAATTGTACAGAGTGCCGTTATGATGATCGGCTGTATCACGATTTTTGCTGCATACAGCCAGCTTGCCGGATTCTTCTTGTTCTTCTTCGGAAGCACAGTAGCATTGTGGCTGACTTGGAATGTCAAACATGCACATCGAAACATATTGAGTAAACAAAAAAATAGCAGGATGATAAACGATTAA
- a CDS encoding carbohydrate ABC transporter permease, translating to MKINDASVNPVPQAAVPLRKKKKISLLRILLHLVLIAGAFLMVAPFLWTISSSLKDMSQIFLVPPKWFPNPVNFQNYPNSLTAMPFAKAYFNSFYITAIVVLLNLLTCSMAAFAFAKMRFRGSNLLFILFLATMMIPKQVTMVPLYLIMDAFGWIDTHLSLIIPAGLFNAFGVFLLRQFIRGIPNEQIEAAVLDGANPARIYRSIILPLIKPALAAFGIFAFMGIWNSFLEPLIYLTTPEKFTVPLLLNTFKGLYFTDWSLMMAGTTISIIPVIIVYIFAQKQIIEGIALTGSKG from the coding sequence ATGAAGATCAATGACGCATCAGTGAATCCAGTCCCTCAAGCAGCTGTTCCATTACGTAAAAAGAAAAAGATTTCATTGCTGCGCATCCTGCTCCATCTTGTGTTGATTGCTGGGGCATTTTTAATGGTTGCTCCCTTCCTTTGGACAATAAGCAGTTCTCTTAAAGATATGTCCCAAATTTTCCTTGTGCCGCCAAAATGGTTCCCGAATCCTGTTAATTTCCAAAACTACCCTAATTCCTTAACAGCAATGCCATTTGCAAAAGCATATTTTAATAGCTTCTATATAACGGCAATCGTTGTCCTATTAAACTTGCTGACCTGTTCGATGGCTGCCTTTGCATTTGCAAAAATGCGATTTCGCGGCTCTAATCTGCTGTTCATCCTGTTTTTGGCGACAATGATGATTCCAAAGCAAGTGACGATGGTCCCGCTTTACCTGATTATGGACGCATTTGGGTGGATTGATACGCATTTATCCTTAATCATTCCGGCTGGATTATTCAATGCCTTTGGTGTGTTTTTGCTGCGACAGTTTATTAGAGGCATACCGAATGAACAGATTGAAGCAGCTGTCCTTGACGGAGCAAACCCTGCTAGGATATACCGCAGCATCATTTTGCCATTGATAAAGCCAGCGCTTGCTGCGTTTGGGATATTTGCTTTTATGGGAATTTGGAACAGCTTTTTAGAGCCGTTGATTTATTTAACGACACCTGAAAAATTCACAGTGCCACTGCTTCTTAATACGTTTAAAGGCTTGTATTTTACAGACTGGTCACTGATGATGGCTGGTACAACAATCTCCATTATTCCTGTTATCATTGTGTACATTTTCGCGCAAAAACAAATTATTGAAGGCATCGCTTTGACTGGCTCTAAAGGTTGA
- a CDS encoding carbohydrate ABC transporter permease encodes MRGRQNLWGYAFLAPQLIGLILFSLIPVLFTLTLSFMKWDGFGAKEFIGLANYIDQFQDPDFWKALGNTVYYTILVIPASIALSLSVAVALNKIKGKNFYRLFYFMPVVTSSVSIGVIWMWILNGDFGILNQILANFGIQGPMWLTDTNWVMPSIAILSIWWGLGHNMVIFLAGLQGISKSYYEAAEIDGATKWQKLRHITLPLLSPTTFFIAIMAVISSFQVFDQAYVMTSGGPAKSSYTFVYHIYEAAFVDFKMGISSAAAMVLFVIILVFTLIQFKMSKRWVHYEDQ; translated from the coding sequence ATGAGAGGCCGACAAAACCTTTGGGGCTATGCGTTTTTAGCTCCACAATTGATAGGATTAATTTTGTTTTCATTAATACCAGTTCTTTTCACATTGACATTAAGCTTTATGAAATGGGACGGATTTGGGGCAAAGGAATTTATAGGGTTAGCCAATTATATAGATCAGTTTCAGGATCCGGATTTTTGGAAAGCCTTAGGAAATACGGTCTATTATACAATTTTAGTCATTCCTGCCAGCATCGCTTTGTCCTTATCAGTAGCGGTTGCTCTTAATAAAATCAAAGGGAAAAACTTCTATCGACTTTTTTACTTTATGCCTGTAGTAACAAGCTCTGTTTCTATCGGAGTTATCTGGATGTGGATTTTAAATGGAGATTTCGGCATATTAAATCAAATTCTCGCAAACTTTGGGATACAAGGGCCAATGTGGCTGACAGATACAAATTGGGTAATGCCATCCATTGCGATTTTGAGCATATGGTGGGGGTTAGGTCATAATATGGTCATTTTCTTAGCAGGTCTTCAAGGGATTTCTAAATCCTACTATGAGGCAGCAGAGATAGACGGGGCGACAAAATGGCAGAAGCTTCGCCATATTACATTGCCGCTTTTGTCACCGACAACCTTTTTTATTGCCATTATGGCTGTCATTTCCTCCTTCCAGGTTTTCGATCAGGCTTATGTCATGACAAGCGGCGGTCCTGCTAAATCGAGCTACACATTTGTATATCATATATACGAAGCAGCCTTTGTCGATTTCAAAATGGGTATAAGCTCTGCAGCGGCAATGGTGTTGTTTGTCATTATTCTAGTATTTACGCTCATTCAATTTAAAATGTCGAAAAGGTGGGTGCATTATGAAGATCAATGA